A genome region from Portunus trituberculatus isolate SZX2019 chromosome 40, ASM1759143v1, whole genome shotgun sequence includes the following:
- the LOC123516197 gene encoding uncharacterized protein LOC123516197 isoform X2 — MTCPADAPYFDGEKCGVDETACCHCRPYCYADDLNKKRQCSSTAPCATLCRNVVDENGCIDPYTCQETGFFPKCKTQCLREYYHCVDVNDDYASTETCSDDLVFNPDTLQCTKSESVQSPVRASWTCTRLAAAAPPASINSVLFILAIYIRGSLSKEKIQTKLIFTSHEMLCRYTGKRKEENMLRTRVLKPPLRMS; from the exons ATGACGTGTCCTGCTGATGCACCGTACTTTGATGGGGAgaagtgtggtgtggatgagacTGCTTGCTGCCACTGCCGTCCCTACTGCTACGCTGATGACCTGAACAAGAAG AGGCAGTGTAGCAGCACGGCGCCGTGCGCCACGCTGTGCAGGAACGTGGTGGACGAGAACGGCTGCATCGACCCGTACACGTGCCAGGAGACAGGCTTCTTCCCCAAATGCAAGACACAGTGCCTGAGGGAATACTACCACTGTGTGGATGTCAATGACGACTACGCCTCGACGGAGACGTGCTCCGATGACCTTGTCTTCAACCCTGACACtctgcagtgcacaaagagtgAGTCCGTACAGTCACCAGTACGTGCCTCTTGGACCTGTACCCGCCTAGCTGCTGCGGCGCCACCTGCCTCAATAAACAGTGTTTTATTCATCCTTGCTATTTATATAAGAGGGTCACTGTCCAAGGAGAAAATCCAAacaaaacttattttcacttccCATGAGATGTTATGCAGATATacaggtaaaaggaaggaagaaaacatgcTAAGAACtcgtgtcttgaaacctcctttgCGGATGAGTTAA
- the LOC123516197 gene encoding uncharacterized protein LOC123516197 isoform X1 produces the protein MTCPADAPYFDGEKCGVDETACCHCRPYCYADDLNKKVEDPTDCRKYFFCLRVDEVATFQSRCEDGEHFDSHQRQCSSTAPCATLCRNVVDENGCIDPYTCQETGFFPKCKTQCLREYYHCVDVNDDYASTETCSDDLVFNPDTLQCTKSESVQSPVRASWTCTRLAAAAPPASINSVLFILAIYIRGSLSKEKIQTKLIFTSHEMLCRYTGKRKEENMLRTRVLKPPLRMS, from the coding sequence ATGACGTGTCCTGCTGATGCACCGTACTTTGATGGGGAgaagtgtggtgtggatgagacTGCTTGCTGCCACTGCCGTCCCTACTGCTACGCTGATGACCTGAACAAGAAGGTAGAGGACCCCACAGACTGCCGGAAGTACTTCTTCTGTTTAAGAGTAGATGAAGTGGCGACCTTCCAAAGTAGATGTGAAGATGGTGAACACTTTGACTCCCACCAGAGGCAGTGTAGCAGCACGGCGCCGTGCGCCACGCTGTGCAGGAACGTGGTGGACGAGAACGGCTGCATCGACCCGTACACGTGCCAGGAGACAGGCTTCTTCCCCAAATGCAAGACACAGTGCCTGAGGGAATACTACCACTGTGTGGATGTCAATGACGACTACGCCTCGACGGAGACGTGCTCCGATGACCTTGTCTTCAACCCTGACACtctgcagtgcacaaagagtgAGTCCGTACAGTCACCAGTACGTGCCTCTTGGACCTGTACCCGCCTAGCTGCTGCGGCGCCACCTGCCTCAATAAACAGTGTTTTATTCATCCTTGCTATTTATATAAGAGGGTCACTGTCCAAGGAGAAAATCCAAacaaaacttattttcacttccCATGAGATGTTATGCAGATATacaggtaaaaggaaggaagaaaacatgcTAAGAACtcgtgtcttgaaacctcctttgCGGATGAGTTAA